From the Micromonospora sediminicola genome, one window contains:
- a CDS encoding HelD family protein: protein MPATDLEDATTLDADLAAERTHLDTSRAALRRMRERAEALFATGDKVAGDAYTAEQLGRHMARRVKELADDPTTPLFFGRLDFGEADPDHAGRDYHVGRRHVTDERGEPLVLDWRAPVSRSFYRASARDPQGVAVRRRFGFSAGVLTSFEDEHLDRGEELGTASRILTAEIERPRVGPMRDIVATIQPEQDELVRADLADSICVQGAPGTGKTAVGLHRAAYLLYLHRERLRRSGVLIVGPNRAFLSYIASVLPALGEVEVEQATVEDLVARVPVRAVDDPAAATLKHDVRMAEVLRRAVDAHIGTPTEPIMVSDGSFRWRIGIDPLHRLVAETRQEGLPYAVGRERVRARVVGLLQRQAEARRAESPSDAWLRRMSRIKPVTDLLDAVWPALTPEGLLHRLRTDADALGAAADGLLTAEEQELFRSGKVARTAKATRWTAADAVLVDEVAGLLERPAGFGHVVVDEAQDLSPMQCRAIARRSEHGSITLLGDLAQGTAPWAATDWRESLAHLGKPDAAVVPLSVGFRVPAAVVAFANRLLPALAVDVPPARSLRHDGALDVRTAEDLTAATVAEVRAALAHDGSVGVIAADSTVDTLRAALAEAGVETATADDVEAAARVTVVPATLVKGLEYDHVVVVEPAAIVAAEPRGLHRLYVVLTRAVSRLAVLHREPLPMPLAG from the coding sequence GTGCCCGCAACAGACCTGGAAGACGCCACGACCCTCGACGCCGATCTTGCCGCCGAGCGCACCCACCTGGACACGTCCCGCGCCGCGTTACGCCGGATGCGGGAACGCGCCGAGGCGCTCTTCGCCACCGGCGACAAGGTGGCCGGCGACGCCTACACCGCCGAGCAGCTCGGTCGGCACATGGCCCGCCGGGTCAAGGAACTGGCCGACGACCCCACCACCCCGCTCTTCTTCGGGCGGCTCGACTTCGGCGAGGCGGACCCGGACCACGCCGGGCGGGACTACCACGTCGGGCGGCGGCACGTCACCGACGAGCGGGGCGAGCCGCTGGTGCTGGACTGGCGGGCCCCGGTCTCCCGGTCGTTCTACCGGGCCAGCGCCCGCGACCCGCAGGGCGTCGCGGTACGCCGCCGGTTCGGGTTCAGCGCCGGCGTCCTGACCAGCTTCGAGGACGAGCACCTGGACCGGGGTGAGGAACTCGGCACCGCCAGCCGCATCCTCACCGCCGAGATCGAGCGCCCCCGCGTCGGCCCGATGCGGGACATCGTCGCCACCATTCAGCCCGAGCAGGACGAGCTGGTCCGGGCCGACCTGGCCGACTCGATCTGCGTCCAGGGCGCTCCCGGCACCGGCAAGACGGCGGTCGGGCTGCACCGCGCCGCGTACCTGCTCTATCTGCACCGGGAACGGCTGCGCCGCTCGGGTGTGCTGATCGTCGGGCCGAACCGGGCGTTCCTGTCGTACATCGCGTCGGTGCTGCCCGCGCTGGGCGAGGTCGAGGTCGAGCAGGCCACGGTCGAGGACCTGGTCGCCCGGGTGCCGGTCCGCGCGGTCGACGACCCGGCCGCCGCGACGCTCAAGCACGACGTCCGGATGGCCGAGGTGCTGCGCCGCGCCGTCGATGCCCACATCGGTACGCCGACCGAGCCGATCATGGTCTCGGACGGCTCGTTCCGCTGGCGGATCGGGATCGACCCGCTGCACCGGCTGGTCGCCGAGACGCGGCAGGAGGGGCTGCCCTACGCCGTCGGCCGGGAGCGCGTCCGGGCCCGGGTGGTGGGACTGCTGCAACGCCAGGCCGAGGCCCGCCGGGCGGAGTCACCGAGCGACGCCTGGCTGCGCCGGATGAGCCGGATCAAGCCGGTCACCGACCTGCTCGACGCGGTCTGGCCGGCGCTCACCCCGGAGGGGCTGCTGCACCGGCTGCGCACCGACGCCGACGCGCTCGGCGCCGCCGCCGACGGCCTGCTCACCGCCGAGGAGCAGGAGCTGTTCCGCTCCGGGAAGGTGGCGCGGACCGCGAAGGCGACCCGGTGGACCGCCGCGGACGCGGTGCTCGTCGACGAGGTGGCCGGGCTGCTGGAACGGCCCGCCGGCTTCGGTCACGTGGTGGTCGACGAGGCGCAGGACCTCTCCCCGATGCAGTGCCGGGCCATCGCCCGGCGCAGCGAGCACGGCTCCATCACGCTCCTCGGCGACCTGGCCCAGGGCACCGCGCCGTGGGCGGCGACCGACTGGCGGGAGTCGCTGGCCCACCTGGGCAAGCCGGACGCCGCGGTGGTGCCGCTGAGCGTGGGCTTCCGGGTGCCGGCCGCCGTGGTGGCGTTCGCGAACCGGCTGCTGCCGGCGCTCGCCGTCGACGTACCCCCGGCCCGGTCGCTGCGCCACGACGGCGCGCTCGACGTGCGTACCGCCGAGGACCTGACGGCCGCGACGGTGGCCGAGGTGCGGGCGGCGCTCGCGCACGACGGCTCGGTCGGTGTGATCGCTGCTGACTCCACAGTGGACACTCTCCGCGCGGCCCTCGCCGAGGCGGGCGTCGAGACCGCGACCGCCGACGACGTCGAGGCCGCGGCGCGGGTCACCGTGGTCCCGGCGACGCTGGTGAAGGGCTTGGAGTACGACCACGTCGTGGTCGTCGAGCCGGCCGCGATCGTGGCCGCCGAGCCGCGCGGCCTGCACCGCCTCTACGTGGTGCTGACCCGGGCCGTCTCCCGGCTGGCGGTGCTGCACCGCGAGCCGCTGCCCATGCCGCTGGCCGGTTGA
- a CDS encoding FecCD family ABC transporter permease: MPGPRRVGPRSGAAELPARPAGLRKRWLLAGFAAVLVALVAGVSLGPVNLPPGSVAAELLNLLPGVHLDSGLTEREVAIVTELRLPRVVLGLLVGALLALAGGCYQGVFRNPLADPYLLGVAAGAGFAVTVAIVLGAGAGGALTGLPVTIPLAAFVGSLGAVVLTYLLGAAGGRDRSPAALILAGVAVSAFFSAGQTYLLQQHSDTIQQVYSWLLGRLATAGWHDVRLVLPYFALTAVVVLLHRRELDVLSVGDDEASSLGLHPQRSRYLLIAAASLGTAAAVSASGLIGFVGIIVPHTVRLLAGASHRVILPLSMLFGGAFLALTDVVARTAAAPAEIPIGVVTAVLGGPFFVLILRTARRVGQ; this comes from the coding sequence CTGCCCGGACCCCGCCGGGTCGGACCACGCTCCGGCGCGGCGGAGCTGCCGGCCCGGCCGGCCGGGCTGCGCAAGCGGTGGCTGCTCGCCGGCTTCGCCGCGGTCCTGGTCGCGCTCGTGGCCGGCGTCTCGCTCGGCCCGGTCAACCTGCCGCCCGGCAGCGTCGCGGCCGAACTGCTCAACCTGCTGCCCGGCGTGCACCTGGACAGCGGGCTCACCGAGCGGGAGGTCGCCATCGTCACCGAGCTGCGGCTGCCCCGGGTCGTGCTCGGCCTGCTCGTCGGCGCGCTGCTCGCCCTGGCCGGCGGCTGCTACCAGGGCGTCTTCCGCAACCCGCTGGCCGACCCGTACCTGCTCGGGGTGGCCGCCGGGGCCGGGTTCGCGGTCACCGTGGCGATCGTGCTCGGCGCCGGGGCCGGCGGCGCGCTGACCGGGTTGCCGGTCACCATCCCGCTCGCCGCGTTCGTCGGCTCGCTCGGCGCGGTCGTGCTGACGTACCTGCTCGGCGCGGCCGGCGGGCGGGACCGCTCACCGGCCGCCCTTATCCTCGCCGGGGTGGCGGTCTCGGCGTTCTTCTCCGCCGGGCAGACCTACCTGCTGCAACAGCACTCCGACACCATCCAGCAGGTCTACTCCTGGCTGCTCGGCCGGCTCGCCACCGCCGGCTGGCACGACGTACGGCTGGTGCTGCCCTACTTCGCGCTCACCGCAGTGGTGGTGCTGCTGCACCGGCGCGAGCTGGACGTGCTCTCCGTCGGCGACGACGAGGCCAGCAGCCTCGGGCTGCACCCGCAGCGCTCCCGCTACCTGCTGATCGCCGCCGCCTCGCTCGGCACCGCCGCCGCCGTGTCCGCGTCCGGCCTGATCGGCTTCGTCGGCATCATCGTGCCGCACACCGTCCGGCTGCTCGCCGGCGCCAGCCACCGGGTGATCCTGCCGCTGTCGATGCTCTTCGGCGGCGCGTTCCTGGCCCTGACCGACGTGGTCGCCCGCACCGCCGCCGCCCCCGCCGAGATCCCGATCGGCGTGGTCACCGCGGTGCTCGGCGGACCGTTCTTCGTCCTCATCCTGCGTACCGCCCGTCGGGTGGGGCAATGA
- a CDS encoding C39 family peptidase, with the protein MFGRPLRAVALAGLTALTLLGTTAPAQAHGHRPGVTHDEQITFQEFSRYSDWRGGSHQGTRAVPGRHPALTIARPAGTTEFTDEHTGTTRTWEYATWTSPERRIGFDATELVASWNASTPAGTWIQVELHGTYNTGAQTPWYVMGRWASGDQDIKRATLDGQGDPWSSIWTDTFSIDDAAAGVLLRSYQLRLTLYRAPGQAAAPQVRMVGAMASNVPDRFTVTPSRGGIAWGTELAVPRYSQNVHIGEYPEYDGGGEAWCSPTSTEMVVEYWGRKPSAEDTSWVDPSYPDPTVDHAARMTYDHEYEGAGNWPFNTAYAAGFPGLEARVTRLHSLDEAERFIKAGIPVVTSQSFLASELDGANYGTSGHLFVIVGFTADGDVIVNDPASSSNEAVRNVYQREQFEQIWLRTKRYRANGTVASGSGGIAYLIKPTDRPWPAVPGSTNW; encoded by the coding sequence ATGTTCGGAAGACCCCTGCGCGCGGTCGCCCTCGCCGGCCTCACCGCGCTCACTCTCCTCGGCACCACCGCGCCCGCCCAGGCGCACGGCCACCGGCCGGGTGTCACCCACGACGAACAGATCACGTTCCAGGAGTTCTCCCGCTACTCCGACTGGCGCGGCGGTTCCCACCAGGGCACCCGGGCCGTCCCGGGCCGCCACCCCGCGCTGACCATCGCCCGGCCCGCCGGCACGACCGAGTTCACCGACGAACACACCGGCACGACCCGGACCTGGGAGTACGCCACCTGGACCTCGCCCGAGCGGCGGATCGGGTTCGACGCCACCGAACTGGTCGCGTCGTGGAACGCCAGCACCCCGGCCGGCACCTGGATCCAGGTCGAGCTGCACGGCACCTACAACACCGGCGCGCAGACCCCGTGGTACGTCATGGGCCGCTGGGCCTCCGGCGACCAGGACATCAAACGCGCCACGCTGGACGGCCAGGGTGACCCCTGGTCGAGCATCTGGACCGACACGTTCTCGATCGACGACGCTGCGGCCGGGGTGCTGCTGCGCTCGTACCAGCTCCGGCTGACCCTCTACCGCGCGCCGGGGCAGGCCGCCGCGCCGCAGGTCCGGATGGTCGGCGCGATGGCCTCGAACGTGCCGGACCGGTTCACCGTCACCCCGAGCCGGGGCGGCATCGCCTGGGGCACCGAGCTGGCCGTGCCGCGCTACTCGCAGAACGTCCACATCGGCGAGTACCCGGAGTACGACGGCGGCGGTGAGGCGTGGTGCTCGCCCACCTCGACGGAGATGGTGGTCGAGTACTGGGGTCGCAAGCCCTCCGCCGAGGACACCTCCTGGGTCGACCCCTCCTACCCCGACCCGACCGTCGACCACGCCGCCCGGATGACCTACGACCACGAGTACGAGGGCGCCGGCAACTGGCCGTTCAACACCGCGTACGCGGCCGGCTTCCCCGGCCTGGAGGCGCGGGTCACCCGGCTGCACTCGCTGGACGAGGCCGAGCGCTTCATCAAGGCCGGCATCCCGGTGGTCACCTCGCAGTCGTTCCTCGCCAGCGAGCTGGACGGGGCCAACTACGGCACCTCCGGGCACCTGTTCGTGATCGTCGGTTTCACCGCCGACGGTGACGTGATCGTCAACGACCCCGCGTCCTCCTCCAACGAGGCGGTCCGCAACGTCTACCAGCGCGAGCAGTTCGAGCAGATCTGGCTGCGCACCAAGCGCTACCGGGCCAACGGCACGGTGGCCTCCGGCTCCGGCGGCATCGCGTACCTGATCAAGCCGACAGACCGGCCGTGGCCGGCGGTCCCGGGCTCGACCAACTGGTGA
- a CDS encoding ABC transporter ATP-binding protein: MSAWSEPGSRAGEAEPAAAVRVRDLRVELGGSSILAGVDLTVAVGEWVTVIGPNGAGKSTLLRAVGGLLTGAGEVALFGTPIRALRRRDRARVVATVAQSPVVPAGMSVFDYVLLGRTPYIPPLGRESAADLAAVHDVLDGLDLGGFGRRELATLSGGERQRVFLARALAQGATLLLLDEPTSALDIGHQQEVLELVDQLRREHDLTVLATMHDLSIAGEYADRLVLLADGRVAAAGPPEEVLTEHLLGLHYRAHVRVIPGPHGPHVVPLRRR; this comes from the coding sequence ATGAGCGCGTGGAGTGAGCCGGGCTCGCGAGCCGGGGAGGCCGAGCCCGCCGCCGCGGTGCGGGTCCGGGACCTGCGGGTCGAGCTGGGCGGCAGCTCGATCCTGGCCGGCGTCGACCTGACTGTGGCGGTGGGCGAGTGGGTCACCGTCATCGGACCCAACGGCGCCGGCAAGTCCACCCTGCTGCGCGCCGTCGGCGGTCTGCTCACCGGCGCGGGCGAGGTCGCCCTCTTCGGTACGCCGATCCGCGCGCTGCGTCGCCGTGACCGGGCCCGGGTGGTGGCCACCGTGGCGCAGTCCCCGGTGGTGCCGGCCGGCATGTCGGTCTTCGACTACGTGCTGCTGGGGCGCACCCCGTACATCCCGCCGCTGGGCCGCGAGTCGGCCGCCGACCTCGCCGCCGTTCACGACGTGCTGGACGGGCTGGACCTGGGTGGATTCGGCCGACGTGAGCTGGCCACCCTCTCCGGCGGGGAGCGGCAGCGGGTCTTCCTGGCCCGGGCCCTGGCCCAGGGCGCCACGCTGCTGCTGCTCGACGAGCCGACCAGCGCGTTGGACATCGGGCACCAGCAGGAGGTGCTGGAGCTGGTCGACCAGCTCCGCCGCGAGCACGATCTGACCGTGCTCGCCACCATGCACGACCTCTCCATCGCCGGCGAGTACGCCGACCGGCTGGTGCTGCTCGCCGACGGTCGGGTGGCCGCCGCCGGCCCGCCCGAGGAGGTGCTCACGGAGCACCTCCTGGGCCTCCACTACCGCGCCCACGTCCGCGTCATCCCCGGCCCGCACGGGCCGCACGTGGTCCCGCTCCGCCGGCGGTAG
- a CDS encoding ABC transporter permease translates to MPLALVHARYQLMEILRVPVAVVGSAFFPAASMLFFVVPFAGDDPTGASYATAAMVTFAVMTANIFQYGVGVSEDRDQPWNPYTRTLPAGPAPRLAGRILAGLVLTYLSMVPVVVIAAVATAARVTAPQFLLGLGAVAVISVPFTLLGLSIGYSLPSKAAIVVAQVVFFPLAFGGGLLSGPDDAPGFIKAIAPYLPTRGAVELMWAAVTDWQPDPRALVMLVVWVVALAAVAGWAYRRDEGRRFS, encoded by the coding sequence GTGCCGCTCGCCCTCGTCCACGCGCGCTACCAGCTGATGGAGATCCTCCGGGTCCCGGTGGCCGTGGTGGGGAGTGCGTTCTTCCCCGCCGCCTCGATGCTCTTCTTCGTGGTGCCGTTCGCCGGCGACGACCCCACCGGTGCCAGCTACGCCACCGCCGCCATGGTCACGTTCGCCGTGATGACCGCCAACATCTTCCAGTACGGCGTGGGTGTCTCCGAGGATCGCGACCAGCCCTGGAACCCGTACACCCGGACCCTGCCGGCCGGGCCGGCACCGCGGCTGGCCGGGCGGATCCTGGCCGGCCTGGTGCTGACGTACCTGTCGATGGTCCCGGTGGTGGTGATCGCCGCGGTGGCGACCGCGGCCCGGGTGACCGCGCCGCAGTTCCTGCTCGGGCTCGGCGCCGTCGCCGTGATCTCGGTGCCGTTCACGCTGCTCGGCCTCTCGATCGGCTACTCGCTGCCGAGCAAGGCGGCGATCGTGGTGGCACAGGTGGTCTTCTTCCCGCTCGCCTTCGGCGGCGGCCTGCTCTCCGGGCCGGACGACGCACCCGGTTTCATCAAGGCGATCGCCCCCTACCTGCCGACCCGGGGCGCCGTCGAGCTGATGTGGGCGGCCGTCACCGACTGGCAGCCCGATCCCCGGGCGCTGGTGATGCTGGTGGTCTGGGTGGTGGCGCTCGCCGCGGTGGCCGGTTGGGCCTACCGGCGGGACGAGGGTCGCCGCTTCAGCTGA
- a CDS encoding VOC family protein: MPAGGPVGAAPARGATVNGVEPGTPCWTDLATPGLEDARRFYPQLFGWTGRVSTEPDAGGYTVFRKDGKAVAGAGPPAMPDQVPIWSTYVATDDADLVATRVEAAGGQVVVSPFDVAGQGRMAVLADPAGAVFSVWQPMAMRGAELFNVPGAMCWNELVTPDPEGAREFYALVFGWHPEERPTGPVAYVGWRCGARIVAGMLPQAEPLPADLPAYWTVYFAVADADATAARATELGGTILVPPRDNPAGRSAALRDPQGALFSVSTLR, from the coding sequence ATGCCGGCAGGCGGGCCAGTGGGGGCCGCCCCGGCGAGAGGGGCAACCGTGAACGGCGTCGAGCCCGGCACGCCCTGCTGGACCGACCTGGCCACCCCCGGCCTGGAGGACGCGAGACGGTTCTACCCGCAGCTGTTCGGCTGGACCGGACGGGTCTCGACCGAGCCGGACGCCGGCGGCTACACGGTCTTCCGCAAGGACGGCAAGGCCGTCGCCGGCGCCGGCCCGCCCGCGATGCCGGACCAGGTGCCGATCTGGTCCACGTACGTGGCGACCGACGACGCCGACCTGGTGGCCACCCGGGTCGAGGCGGCCGGCGGGCAGGTGGTGGTCTCCCCGTTCGACGTCGCCGGGCAGGGCCGGATGGCGGTGCTCGCCGACCCGGCGGGCGCGGTGTTCAGCGTCTGGCAGCCGATGGCGATGCGCGGGGCGGAGCTGTTCAACGTGCCCGGCGCCATGTGCTGGAACGAACTGGTCACGCCCGACCCGGAGGGCGCGCGGGAGTTCTACGCGCTGGTCTTCGGCTGGCATCCCGAGGAGCGACCGACCGGGCCGGTCGCCTACGTCGGGTGGCGCTGCGGCGCCCGCATCGTCGCCGGCATGCTGCCGCAGGCCGAGCCGCTGCCGGCCGACCTGCCGGCGTACTGGACGGTCTACTTCGCGGTGGCGGACGCCGACGCCACGGCGGCCCGGGCCACCGAACTGGGCGGCACGATCCTCGTCCCGCCCCGCGACAACCCGGCCGGCCGCAGCGCCGCCCTCCGCGACCCCCAGGGCGCCCTCTTCTCCGTCTCCACCCTCCGCTGA
- a CDS encoding ABC transporter ATP-binding protein, protein MILARAEQVSRRYGEVLALDRVDLTVRSGELVGLLGPNGAGKSTLINLLVGLRRPTAGRVALFGGDPRDPASRRQLGVTPQETGLPGTLRVGEVVDFVSAHFPDPVPRGELLDRFGLGDQVRRQTGGLSGGQRRRLAVALAFVGRPRLVVLDEPTTGLDVEARHALWEAIRGFHAEGGTVLLSSHYLEEVEALAQRVVVIGHGRVLADDSVTAVRGIVGVRRVSLVADDLPALPGVVATERLDGRVHLLTADADQLVRDLVTAGVAFRDLEVRPTSLEEAFLAITADDRPAPTPAV, encoded by the coding sequence ATGATCCTGGCCCGCGCCGAACAGGTGAGCCGCCGCTACGGCGAGGTGCTGGCACTGGACCGGGTCGACCTGACCGTCCGGTCCGGGGAGCTGGTCGGCCTGCTCGGCCCGAACGGCGCCGGCAAGAGCACCCTGATCAACCTGCTGGTGGGGCTGCGCCGCCCCACCGCCGGCCGGGTCGCACTGTTCGGCGGCGACCCCCGCGACCCGGCGAGCCGACGGCAGCTCGGGGTGACCCCGCAGGAGACCGGCCTGCCCGGCACGTTGCGGGTCGGCGAGGTGGTCGACTTCGTCTCCGCGCACTTCCCCGACCCGGTGCCCCGGGGCGAGCTGCTCGACCGGTTCGGCCTCGGCGACCAGGTGCGCCGGCAGACCGGCGGTCTCTCCGGCGGCCAGCGGCGCCGGTTGGCGGTGGCGCTGGCGTTCGTCGGCCGGCCCCGACTGGTGGTGCTGGACGAGCCGACCACCGGGTTGGACGTGGAGGCGCGGCACGCGCTCTGGGAGGCGATCCGGGGTTTCCACGCCGAGGGTGGCACGGTGCTGCTGAGCAGCCACTACCTGGAGGAGGTGGAGGCGCTCGCGCAGCGGGTGGTGGTGATCGGCCACGGCCGGGTGCTCGCCGACGACTCGGTGACGGCCGTCCGCGGCATCGTCGGCGTGCGCCGGGTCAGCCTGGTCGCCGACGACCTGCCGGCGCTGCCCGGGGTGGTGGCAACCGAACGCCTCGACGGCCGGGTCCACCTGCTCACCGCCGACGCCGACCAACTCGTCCGGGACCTGGTCACCGCCGGCGTGGCGTTCCGCGACCTGGAGGTCCGCCCCACCTCGCTGGAGGAGGCGTTCCTCGCCATCACGGCCGACGACCGGCCCGCGCCCACCCCCGCCGTCTAG
- a CDS encoding DUF4229 domain-containing protein has protein sequence MSAAVKYTLGRIGLFVAVLAALWFVDMNMFLRLMLALVFSAALSFFLLKGWRDQMAGEMADASERRRAEKDRLRSALAGDDQAGPEGERRDG, from the coding sequence ATGAGCGCGGCGGTCAAGTACACGCTGGGCCGGATCGGGCTGTTCGTCGCCGTGCTGGCAGCCCTCTGGTTCGTCGACATGAACATGTTCCTGCGGCTGATGCTGGCGTTGGTGTTCTCCGCCGCGCTGTCGTTCTTCCTGCTCAAGGGCTGGCGGGACCAGATGGCCGGGGAGATGGCCGACGCGTCGGAGCGTCGCCGCGCGGAGAAGGACCGGCTGCGGTCCGCGCTCGCCGGTGACGACCAGGCCGGGCCGGAGGGCGAGCGCCGGGACGGCTGA
- a CDS encoding ABC transporter substrate-binding protein produces the protein MSRRTPRLFAAALAAGALLLAGCAEKTATDTPAAGGSGGAFPVSVGNLTLEKRPEKIVSLSPTSTEMLFAIGAGKQVTAVDDQSNYPADAPKSDLSGYQPNAEAIAGKNPDLVVIANDTNKIASQLVALKIPVLLAPAASTLDDTYRQLTDLGKLTGHPAEADAVVRKMKDDITALTKDLPKRAEKLTYYHELGPELYSATSKTFIGTIYALAGLENIADPADADGKNGGYPQLSQEVIVKANPDFVFLADTKCCQQNADTVKARSGWGGVTAVKNNQIVALDDDIASRWGPRVVDLLKAIVDATAKVPA, from the coding sequence ATGTCCCGACGTACCCCCCGGCTCTTCGCCGCCGCGCTCGCGGCCGGCGCGCTGCTGCTCGCCGGCTGTGCCGAGAAGACCGCCACCGACACCCCCGCCGCCGGCGGCTCCGGTGGCGCCTTCCCGGTCAGCGTGGGCAACCTGACACTGGAGAAGCGACCCGAGAAGATCGTCTCACTCTCGCCGACCTCGACCGAGATGCTCTTCGCGATCGGCGCGGGCAAGCAGGTCACCGCCGTCGACGACCAGTCGAACTACCCGGCGGACGCGCCGAAGAGCGACCTCTCCGGCTACCAGCCCAACGCCGAGGCGATTGCCGGCAAGAACCCCGATCTCGTGGTGATCGCCAACGACACCAACAAGATCGCCAGCCAGCTCGTCGCGCTCAAGATCCCGGTGCTGCTCGCCCCGGCCGCGAGCACGCTCGACGACACGTACCGGCAGCTCACCGACCTGGGCAAGCTCACCGGCCACCCGGCCGAGGCGGACGCCGTGGTGCGCAAGATGAAGGACGACATCACCGCGCTCACCAAGGACCTGCCCAAGCGCGCCGAGAAGCTGACCTACTACCACGAGCTGGGTCCCGAGCTCTACAGCGCGACCAGCAAGACCTTCATCGGCACCATCTACGCGCTCGCCGGCCTGGAGAACATCGCCGACCCCGCCGACGCCGACGGGAAGAACGGCGGCTACCCGCAGCTGTCCCAGGAGGTCATCGTCAAGGCGAACCCCGACTTCGTCTTCCTCGCCGACACCAAGTGCTGCCAGCAGAACGCGGACACGGTCAAGGCGCGCAGCGGCTGGGGCGGCGTCACCGCCGTGAAGAACAACCAGATCGTGGCGCTGGACGACGACATCGCCTCGCGCTGGGGGCCCCGCGTGGTCGACCTGCTCAAGGCGATCGTCGACGCCACCGCCAAGGTCCCGGCCTGA
- a CDS encoding carbon-nitrogen hydrolase family protein yields the protein MRTSVVIGQVPTGWDLARNLTGIAQVVAAARPGDVVLLPEGALSGYASDLSPLAHLDLDALERGISRLAALARENAVHLFCGSLMREGGAWWNTALYFAPDGQRWTYRKINLAMNERDVLRAGDELPTHTLSLPEGRLEVGVQLCREIRYPEQWQYLARAGVDAFVFLTNAASPEAPAGLWRSHLISRAAENQRFVFAVNVADPAQHCPSMVVSPQGEVLGELAPGRVGTLRVTVDLTQASDWSIGQQRRDVVDLVYRPPYGPDGRGSAHR from the coding sequence ATGCGGACGTCCGTCGTCATCGGCCAGGTCCCCACCGGTTGGGACCTCGCCCGCAACCTCACCGGCATCGCCCAGGTCGTGGCCGCCGCCCGGCCCGGCGACGTCGTGCTCCTGCCCGAGGGCGCACTCTCCGGGTACGCTTCGGACCTGTCACCCCTGGCGCATCTCGACCTCGACGCTCTCGAACGGGGCATCTCCCGGCTGGCCGCACTCGCCCGCGAGAATGCCGTCCACCTCTTCTGCGGCTCCCTGATGCGCGAGGGCGGCGCCTGGTGGAACACCGCCCTCTACTTCGCGCCGGACGGCCAGCGGTGGACCTACCGGAAAATCAATCTGGCGATGAACGAGCGGGACGTCCTGCGGGCCGGCGACGAACTGCCCACGCACACGCTCAGCCTCCCCGAGGGAAGGCTGGAAGTCGGCGTGCAGCTCTGCCGGGAGATCCGCTACCCGGAGCAGTGGCAGTACCTGGCGCGGGCCGGGGTGGACGCATTCGTCTTCCTGACCAACGCGGCAAGCCCTGAGGCCCCGGCCGGGCTGTGGCGAAGCCACCTGATCAGCCGGGCCGCCGAGAACCAGCGCTTCGTCTTCGCCGTGAACGTTGCCGATCCCGCCCAGCACTGTCCCAGCATGGTGGTGTCGCCGCAGGGCGAGGTGCTCGGCGAACTCGCCCCCGGACGAGTCGGCACCCTGCGCGTCACCGTCGACCTGACCCAGGCCAGCGACTGGAGCATCGGCCAGCAGCGCCGGGACGTCGTCGACCTGGTCTACCGACCGCCGTACGGGCCGGACGGGCGGGGATCCGCGCATCGCTGA
- a CDS encoding winged helix-turn-helix domain-containing protein, translated as MTEARPERRRVTISDPQVMRALAHPARMAIMEHLSAVEGGVTATECAEIAGLSPSATSYHLRELAKFGLVREAPGRGDARERVWEAVNASYSVDAGPDADPDTRAAEAALVEAHLVRDAQRVRDWLRRAPDEPREWYEATWLSDSVLLLTSEELVEVNRAIQELIAPYRQRARTDPPAGVRKVAMQYRAMPID; from the coding sequence ATGACGGAGGCACGGCCGGAGCGGCGCCGGGTGACGATCAGCGACCCGCAGGTGATGCGGGCGCTCGCTCACCCGGCCCGTATGGCGATCATGGAACACCTCAGCGCGGTGGAGGGCGGTGTGACCGCGACGGAGTGCGCCGAGATCGCCGGACTGTCGCCGAGCGCGACCAGCTACCACCTGCGCGAGCTGGCGAAGTTCGGCCTGGTGCGGGAGGCGCCGGGTCGAGGCGACGCGCGGGAACGGGTGTGGGAGGCGGTGAACGCCTCCTACTCGGTCGACGCGGGGCCGGACGCCGACCCGGACACGCGAGCGGCCGAAGCGGCGCTGGTCGAGGCGCACCTGGTGCGCGACGCCCAGCGGGTCCGGGACTGGCTGCGTCGCGCGCCGGACGAGCCGCGCGAGTGGTACGAGGCGACCTGGCTCAGCGACAGCGTGCTGCTGCTGACTTCGGAGGAGTTGGTCGAGGTCAACCGGGCGATCCAGGAGCTGATCGCGCCCTATCGGCAGCGGGCCCGGACCGATCCCCCGGCGGGGGTCCGCAAGGTCGCGATGCAGTACCGGGCGATGCCGATCGACTGA